A genomic region of Methylobacterium durans contains the following coding sequences:
- the arsB gene encoding ACR3 family arsenite efflux transporter, translating to MSTFERNLTVWVALCILAGIGLGHVLPGFFHAIGSAEVARVNLPVAILIWLMIVPMLLRVDFGSLAEVGRHWRGIGVTLFVNWAVKPFSMAVLGWLFVGHLFRPLLPADQIDSYIAGLILLAAAPCTAMVFVWSNLIRGEPNFTLSQVALNDTIMVVAFAPIVGLLLGISAITVPWDTLLLSVALYIVIPVVAAQILRRALLASGGEDGLRRLLAKLGPLSLGALLATLVLLFGFQGEQILAQPLVIGLLAVPILVQVYLNAGLAYLLNRFAGEQHCVAGPSALIGASNFFELAVAAAISLFGFHSGAALATVVGVLIEVPVMLTVVRIVNRTKGWYERRPTGGIALRSETRRL from the coding sequence ATGTCCACCTTCGAACGCAATCTCACCGTCTGGGTCGCGCTCTGCATCCTGGCCGGCATCGGGCTCGGCCACGTGCTGCCGGGCTTCTTTCACGCCATCGGCTCCGCCGAGGTCGCGCGGGTGAACCTGCCCGTGGCGATCCTGATCTGGCTCATGATCGTGCCGATGCTGCTGCGCGTCGACTTCGGGTCGCTCGCCGAGGTCGGACGCCACTGGCGCGGCATCGGGGTGACGCTTTTCGTGAACTGGGCGGTGAAGCCCTTCTCGATGGCGGTGCTCGGCTGGCTCTTCGTGGGGCACCTGTTCCGACCTCTCCTCCCGGCGGACCAGATCGACAGCTACATCGCCGGGCTGATCCTGCTCGCGGCGGCGCCCTGCACCGCCATGGTGTTCGTCTGGTCGAACCTCATTCGCGGCGAGCCGAACTTCACGCTGAGCCAAGTGGCGCTCAACGACACGATCATGGTCGTGGCCTTCGCGCCCATCGTCGGGCTGCTGCTCGGAATCTCGGCGATCACCGTGCCGTGGGACACGCTCCTCCTCTCCGTCGCGCTCTACATCGTGATTCCCGTCGTCGCGGCGCAGATCCTGCGGCGCGCGCTGCTCGCATCCGGTGGCGAGGACGGGCTTCGGCGGCTTCTCGCCAAGCTCGGTCCGCTGTCGCTCGGCGCGCTTCTCGCCACGCTCGTCCTGCTGTTCGGCTTCCAGGGCGAGCAAATCCTGGCCCAGCCTCTGGTGATCGGGCTCCTCGCGGTGCCGATTCTCGTTCAAGTTTACCTCAACGCGGGGCTGGCCTACCTGTTGAACCGCTTCGCCGGCGAGCAGCATTGCGTGGCCGGTCCCTCGGCCCTGATCGGTGCCTCGAACTTCTTCGAACTCGCGGTCGCGGCGGCGATCAGCCTGTTCGGCTTCCACTCGGGCGCGGCGCTCGCAACCGTCGTCGGGGTCCTGATCGAGGTCCCGGTGATGCTCACGGTGGTGCGCATCGTGAACCGGACGAAGGGGTGGTACGAGCGCCGGCCGACGGGAGGGATCGCGCTCAGGTCTGAAACGCGGCGCCTCTGA
- the arsC gene encoding arsenate reductase (glutaredoxin) (This arsenate reductase requires both glutathione and glutaredoxin to convert arsenate to arsenite, after which the efflux transporter formed by ArsA and ArsB can extrude the arsenite from the cell, providing resistance.) has protein sequence MTEPFDVVIYHNPACGTSRNALAMIRNAGIEPHVVEYLRTPPTRTLVQRLAARAGLSIRDLLREKGTPYADLGLGDPSLTDAQLLDALAEHPILLNRPLVVTPKGVALCRPSETVLDLLPPQRQAFAKEDGEPVVDEHGRRIATA, from the coding sequence GTGACTGAGCCGTTCGACGTGGTGATCTATCACAACCCCGCCTGCGGAACGTCCCGCAACGCCCTCGCGATGATCCGGAACGCCGGAATCGAGCCGCACGTCGTCGAGTACTTGAGGACGCCGCCGACGCGGACGCTCGTGCAGCGCCTCGCGGCGCGTGCAGGTCTCAGCATCCGCGACCTGTTGCGCGAGAAGGGCACGCCCTACGCCGATCTCGGGCTCGGCGACCCGTCGCTCACCGACGCGCAGCTTCTCGACGCCCTCGCGGAGCACCCGATCCTCCTGAACCGCCCCCTCGTCGTGACGCCGAAGGGCGTCGCCCTGTGCCGGCCTTCCGAGACGGTGCTCGACCTGCTCCCGCCCCAGAGGCAGGCCTTCGCGAAGGAGGACGGTGAGCCTGTCGTCGACGAGCACGGCCGGCGCATCGCCACCGCCTGA